In Bacillota bacterium, the genomic stretch TGATCTTAACCACCCATTACTTGGAGGAAGCGGTTTCTTTATCTGATCGCATTGGAATCATGGTCAATGGGGAATTAAGGGAAGTTGGAACTGCGGATGAGTTGATGGAGAAAGTAAACGCCAAGAATTTTGAAGAGGCCTTCATTGCAATTGCTGGCGAGGGGGTACCAACAGTATGAAAACATTAGCGTTTGCATCACGAAACAGCAAAGAGATAATTAGGGACAGAATCAATTTGGTATTCGGGATTGGCTTTCCTATTGTTCTGCTCCTTTTACTCACAGCTATTCAAAAGAATGTTCCTGTCGAGCTTTTTGTAATCGATCAGTTGATCCCGGGAATCGCTGTATTTGGACTATCATTCATTGCCCTTTTTTCTGGAACATTGATTGCAAAAGATCGATCCAGTTCTTTAATGGCACGCCTATTTGTGTCTCCCCTAACAGCTCGTGATTTCATTTTTGGTTATACGCTTCCACTTTTGCCCATGGCCATTATGCAGGTAGTTGTCTGCTATACTGTTGCCGGCTTGCTTGGGTTAAAGATTACTCCAAACGTTTTGCTAGCACTGATTGTTGTGATTCCTACGGCGGTATTTTTCATCGCTATTGGACTCTTGTGTGGCAGTTTATTCAATGATAAGCAGGTAGGTGGTGTCTGCGGAGCTTTGTTGACGAATCTAAGCGGATGGTTTTCTGGAACTTGGTTTGATCTAGAACTTGTTGGCGGCACTTTTGCCCGAATTGCCAACCTCCTTCCGTTTTCCCATGCCGTTAATGCGGGCAGAGCTGCTCTTTCTGGTAATTACCAGAAAATAATGCCTCATCTGTGGTGGGTGATTGGCTATGCTGCTATCACGCTGGCGGTAGCGATTCTTGTGTTTACTAAAAAAATGAGCAGCGACACTCCATAAAATAGATATTCATTACTATTTCAAGCCCATGGGGGATAAATGTCCTTGCCGTGGGCTCCTTTTTACAGGGGATTAGACCACATCAATACTGATTATTTCCGGGATAGGGATTACGGTACCATCATTCATAATCATGAGCCGTTTATACTGGTCAATTTTCACAGCTGTGCCTGTAACAGTAACATAGGACCCGCCGTCTTTTTTAGGATCTGGTTGAAAGTACGTTACTGCGATTCTGGGCTGGTCTTCAAGTTTTTCTAAGATGATTCGCAGCTGGTTGTTTACGGCCTCTGCCATATACTCATCCAGAGTAATTCTCTGCTGGGTCAGCCTTGCCGTTTCCTTGATTGCAGTATCATGCCCAGTGAGCGCTGCAAAGGGCGCAAATTGGGCAGCGCGTTTGCTGATTGGCATTTGGGGACGCGTTTTCGATACTGGGCGGGGAAGATTGATGATATCGTCATAGGACGTCATGCCTTATGACCTCCAATCTGCCTGTTTCTTTCTCTGGTGGTGGCTCCTTCCAGCAAGTTCATTCCTTTTAGGAGCGCGTTTTTACCGTATTTTTCCCTGATAGCCAACGCTGCTTGCTGCACTTTCTTTTCCCGATCTAGTTCAGCTTGTTCACGTTTTTGTTCCTCGGAATCCATAAACAGACTCAGTTGTTGGAAGCTTTCCTTTTCTTTAATGGTGGCTTCGTCCTGTACATCGTTGGCAGCAATGTTTACTCTTCGCACCAAAAGATTCTCATCAACAATGCGGTCAAACAGTTCCATCACGCTTTTTACAATCAGCTTGGTAGAAGAGGTGTATCTGCCGAGATTAATGCTGCCGTGGGCGTGCTTCGGGATTGATCGTCCATAGCTGTCAATAGAAATCTTACCTTGGTAAGACTGGCGTTTCAGTGGATCACGGAGATTCTCGATATCATATCCGATGGTGAGAACAATCTGATTGGTAACCAGCCCTTTTTCCACTAAATCCAGTACCAGCAGTTCTGCCATTTCTCGGACAATTAACCTTGCATTTTTAAAGTTGTAGGGAGCGGGTAGCACCTGACCGGAGCCTACGCTCCTGGAACTAGGCTTATAAGCTTTGATATCGGCAATGGTGCAAGGCTCCCAGCCCCAGGCATGGTCAATCAGCAGCTCTGCATTAACCCCAAAGAGTTCGTAGAGCAAGTCTTCATTGTGAAAATCTGTTGGCTTACCGAT encodes the following:
- a CDS encoding YolD-like family protein, which encodes MTSYDDIINLPRPVSKTRPQMPISKRAAQFAPFAALTGHDTAIKETARLTQQRITLDEYMAEAVNNQLRIILEKLEDQPRIAVTYFQPDPKKDGGSYVTVTGTAVKIDQYKRLMIMNDGTVIPIPEIISIDVV
- a CDS encoding ABC transporter permease; this encodes MKTLAFASRNSKEIIRDRINLVFGIGFPIVLLLLLTAIQKNVPVELFVIDQLIPGIAVFGLSFIALFSGTLIAKDRSSSLMARLFVSPLTARDFIFGYTLPLLPMAIMQVVVCYTVAGLLGLKITPNVLLALIVVIPTAVFFIAIGLLCGSLFNDKQVGGVCGALLTNLSGWFSGTWFDLELVGGTFARIANLLPFSHAVNAGRAALSGNYQKIMPHLWWVIGYAAITLAVAILVFTKKMSSDTP